In Streptomyces sp. NBC_00448, the following are encoded in one genomic region:
- a CDS encoding response regulator: MTRVVVADDQTVVREGIVMLLGLLPGIDVVGAAGDGEEAVRLVAEQRPDVVLMDLRMPRCDGVEATRRIRAQHPGTQVVVLTTYADDDSLFPALRAGARGYLTKDAGGEEIARAIADVTAGRAGLSSSVQRRVLDVLAQGERAAVGPLRQEGEELPDGLTIREAEVLALVAEGLSNTEIAERLHVSMATVKTHINNLFAKTGARDRAQAVGYAYRHGIT; this comes from the coding sequence GTGACGCGGGTGGTGGTCGCGGACGACCAGACGGTGGTACGCGAAGGAATCGTGATGTTGCTGGGGCTGCTCCCTGGCATCGACGTGGTGGGAGCGGCAGGAGATGGAGAGGAGGCGGTGCGGCTGGTGGCGGAGCAGCGGCCGGACGTGGTGCTGATGGATCTGCGGATGCCCCGCTGCGACGGGGTGGAGGCGACCCGGCGGATTCGGGCGCAGCACCCGGGGACGCAGGTGGTGGTGCTGACGACGTACGCGGACGACGACTCGTTGTTCCCGGCGCTGCGGGCTGGGGCGCGGGGGTATCTGACGAAGGACGCGGGCGGGGAGGAGATCGCCCGGGCCATCGCCGATGTGACGGCGGGCCGGGCGGGGTTGTCGTCGTCGGTGCAGCGCCGGGTGCTGGATGTGCTGGCGCAGGGTGAACGCGCGGCGGTGGGCCCGTTGCGGCAGGAGGGAGAGGAGTTGCCCGACGGGCTGACGATACGGGAGGCGGAGGTGTTGGCACTGGTGGCGGAGGGGTTGTCCAACACGGAGATCGCCGAGCGGCTGCACGTGAGCATGGCCACCGTAAAGACGCACATCAACAACCTGTTTGCCAAGACCGGGGCACGCGATCGGGCTCAGGCTGTGGGATACGCCTACCGGCACGGGATCACCTGA
- a CDS encoding solute symporter family protein — protein sequence MAFLADRTGDHQGLAIVLFTVFVSVTLAITAWAGRRRTSSEEFFAGGRLFTPAENGFAIAGDYMSAASFLGISGLIALFGYDGLLYSVGFFVAWLIVLMLVAELVRNVGRYTLADVLSARMRHRPVRIAAGTASVTVSILYLVAQMVGAGSLVGLLLGGTGAARTWTVIGVGALMVVYVSFGGMRATTWIQIVKTVLLMGGTVALTVMVLVKFHGNVDWLLRSAVTGSGQGDAFLAPGLKYGASGTSRLDFISLGLALVLGTAGLPHILSRFYTVPTARSARRSVVWAIGLIGAFYLMTIVLGFGAAAMVGSDTVRTSNEAGNTAVPLLAEALGGGSGTTGGAVLFAVVGSVAFATILAVVAGITLASSASVAHDLYATVRRRPRHAARRDAGNPGGHMEEDEVRVARFAAVGIGAVAIALSLLAQDQNIAFLVGLAFAVAASANLPSLLYSLFWGRFTTKGAVWSIYGGLVPALTLVVLSPVTSGQADSLFPGVDFHVFPLENPGLVSIPLGFFAGWLGTVLTREPADESAFAETEVRSLTGAGAV from the coding sequence GTGGCGTTTCTGGCGGACAGGACCGGGGATCACCAGGGGCTGGCGATCGTCCTGTTCACGGTGTTCGTGTCGGTGACGCTGGCGATCACGGCGTGGGCGGGGCGGCGGCGCACCTCGTCGGAGGAGTTCTTCGCCGGCGGGCGGCTGTTCACCCCGGCGGAGAACGGCTTCGCGATCGCCGGTGACTACATGTCGGCGGCGTCGTTCCTCGGGATCTCCGGGCTGATCGCGCTGTTCGGGTACGACGGGCTGCTGTACTCGGTCGGGTTCTTCGTGGCGTGGCTGATCGTGCTGATGCTCGTCGCCGAGCTGGTGCGGAACGTCGGGCGGTACACGCTGGCGGATGTGCTGTCGGCGCGGATGCGGCACCGGCCGGTGCGGATCGCGGCGGGGACGGCGTCGGTGACGGTGTCGATCCTGTACCTGGTGGCGCAGATGGTCGGCGCGGGCAGTCTGGTCGGGCTGCTGCTCGGCGGCACCGGGGCGGCCAGGACCTGGACGGTGATCGGGGTCGGGGCGCTGATGGTGGTCTATGTGTCGTTCGGCGGGATGCGGGCGACCACGTGGATTCAGATCGTGAAGACCGTGCTGCTGATGGGCGGGACGGTGGCGCTGACGGTGATGGTGCTGGTCAAGTTCCATGGAAACGTGGACTGGTTGCTGCGGTCGGCGGTGACGGGCAGCGGGCAGGGTGACGCGTTTCTCGCGCCGGGGCTGAAGTACGGCGCGAGCGGCACGTCGCGGCTGGACTTCATCAGCCTGGGGCTGGCGCTGGTGCTGGGCACGGCCGGGCTGCCGCACATCCTGTCGCGGTTCTACACGGTACCGACGGCGCGTTCGGCGCGGCGGTCGGTGGTGTGGGCGATCGGGCTGATCGGGGCGTTCTACCTGATGACGATCGTGCTGGGCTTCGGGGCGGCGGCGATGGTCGGTTCGGACACGGTGCGGACGTCGAACGAGGCGGGCAACACGGCGGTGCCGCTGCTCGCGGAGGCGCTGGGCGGCGGATCGGGCACGACCGGCGGCGCGGTGCTGTTCGCGGTGGTGGGGTCGGTGGCGTTCGCGACGATCCTGGCGGTGGTGGCGGGCATCACGCTCGCGTCGTCGGCGTCGGTGGCGCACGACCTGTATGCGACGGTGCGGCGCAGGCCCCGCCATGCGGCCAGGCGTGACGCGGGCAATCCGGGCGGGCACATGGAGGAGGACGAGGTGCGGGTGGCGCGGTTCGCGGCGGTCGGGATCGGTGCGGTGGCGATCGCGCTGAGCTTGCTGGCGCAGGATCAGAACATCGCGTTCCTGGTCGGGTTGGCGTTCGCGGTGGCGGCGTCGGCGAACCTTCCCTCTTTGCTGTACTCGCTGTTCTGGGGGCGGTTCACGACCAAGGGCGCGGTGTGGTCGATCTACGGCGGACTGGTTCCGGCCCTGACCTTGGTGGTGCTGTCTCCGGTGACGTCCGGGCAGGCCGACTCGCTCTTCCCCGGGGTGGACTTCCACGTCTTCCCGTTGGAGAACCCGGGGCTGGTCTCGATCCCGCTGGGCTTCTTCGCCGGCTGGCTGGGCACGGTGCTGACCCGGGAGCCCGCGGATGAGTCGGCGTTCGCGGAGACGGAGGTGCGGTCGCTGACGGGAGCGGGCGCGGTGTAG
- a CDS encoding M16 family metallopeptidase, which translates to MGHTATPEAHSSGLTATEHRLANGLRVVLSEDHLTPVAAVCLWYDVGSRHEVEGRTGLAHLFEHLMFQGSASVKGNGHFELVQGAGGSLNGTTSFERTNYFETMPAHQLELALWLEADRMGSLLTALDQESLDNQRDVVKNERRQRYDNVPYGTAFERLSALAFPDGHPYHHTPIGSMADLDAASLEDARAFFRTYYAPGNAVLSVVGDIDPEQTLGWIERYFGTIPAHNGKPEPRDGSLPDVVGENVREVIEEDVPSRALMAAYRLPQDGTRESDAADLALTVLGGGESSRLHNRLVRRDRSAVTAGFGLLRLAGAPSLGWLDVKASSGVELAAIEAAVDEELARFAEQGPTAEEMERAQAQLEREWLDRLATVAGRADELCRFAVLFGDPQLALTAVQRVLDVTAEEVKAVAAARLRPDNRAVLVYEPTAAAAEQDDEQDDDQDEQNQQDEQGEGAEA; encoded by the coding sequence ATGGGTCACACGGCCACGCCGGAGGCACACTCCAGCGGCCTGACAGCCACCGAGCACCGCTTGGCGAACGGCCTGCGAGTGGTGCTCTCCGAAGACCACCTCACGCCGGTCGCCGCGGTATGCCTCTGGTACGACGTCGGTTCACGCCATGAGGTCGAGGGCCGCACCGGTCTCGCCCACCTCTTCGAGCACCTGATGTTCCAGGGCTCCGCCAGCGTCAAGGGCAACGGGCACTTCGAACTCGTCCAGGGCGCGGGCGGTTCGCTCAACGGCACCACCAGCTTCGAGCGCACCAACTACTTCGAGACGATGCCCGCCCACCAGCTCGAACTGGCCCTGTGGCTGGAGGCCGACCGCATGGGCAGCCTGCTGACCGCACTGGACCAGGAGAGCCTGGACAACCAGCGGGACGTGGTGAAGAACGAGCGCCGCCAGCGGTACGACAACGTGCCCTACGGCACGGCCTTCGAACGGCTCAGCGCGCTCGCCTTCCCCGACGGCCACCCGTACCACCACACGCCGATCGGCTCGATGGCCGACCTCGACGCGGCCTCCCTGGAGGACGCCCGCGCCTTCTTCCGCACGTACTACGCGCCCGGCAACGCGGTGCTGTCCGTGGTCGGCGACATCGACCCGGAGCAGACCCTCGGCTGGATCGAGCGGTACTTCGGCACCATCCCCGCGCACAACGGCAAGCCCGAGCCGCGCGACGGCTCGCTGCCCGACGTGGTCGGCGAGAACGTCCGGGAGGTGATCGAGGAGGACGTGCCCTCCCGCGCCCTGATGGCGGCCTACCGGCTGCCCCAGGACGGCACCCGTGAGAGTGATGCCGCCGACCTGGCGTTGACGGTGCTGGGCGGCGGCGAGTCCTCCCGGCTGCACAACCGGCTGGTACGGCGGGACCGTTCCGCCGTCACCGCCGGGTTCGGCCTGCTGCGGCTGGCGGGGGCGCCCTCGCTCGGCTGGCTGGACGTCAAGGCGTCCAGCGGTGTCGAGCTGGCCGCCATCGAGGCGGCCGTCGACGAGGAGCTGGCCCGTTTCGCCGAACAGGGCCCCACCGCCGAGGAGATGGAGCGGGCGCAGGCCCAGCTGGAGCGCGAGTGGTTGGACCGGCTCGCCACGGTGGCCGGCCGCGCCGACGAACTGTGCCGCTTCGCCGTGCTGTTCGGCGACCCGCAGCTCGCCCTCACCGCGGTGCAGCGGGTGCTGGACGTGACCGCGGAAGAGGTCAAGGCGGTCGCCGCGGCGCGGCTGCGCCCGGACAACCGGGCCGTCCTCGTCTACGAGCCCACCGCGGCCGCCGCCGAGCAGGACGACGAGCAGGACGACGACCAGGACGAGCAGAACCAGCAGGACGAGCAGGGAGAAGGTGCCGAGGCATGA
- a CDS encoding DUF1453 domain-containing protein, with protein MSGLVNALVILAVIGVVLARQLRPRAVGGGRWWLMPAVLLVLAIRDGGGLIDGQHEHAAVTLLAAELVVGAVMGIVWAMTTHLWTESDGRVMAKGTKATLAVWVLGIAVRVGLYAVASAVGVHQSSSSVLLAVAATLLIRSGVLFWRAQSLGPSYRTTS; from the coding sequence ATGTCCGGTCTGGTCAACGCGCTGGTGATCCTCGCGGTCATCGGGGTGGTGCTCGCCCGCCAGCTCAGGCCCCGTGCCGTCGGGGGCGGCCGGTGGTGGCTCATGCCCGCTGTTCTGCTCGTGTTGGCGATACGGGACGGAGGCGGCCTGATCGACGGGCAACATGAGCATGCCGCCGTGACGCTGCTCGCCGCGGAGTTGGTGGTCGGTGCCGTGATGGGGATCGTCTGGGCCATGACCACCCACCTGTGGACCGAGTCCGACGGCCGGGTGATGGCGAAGGGCACCAAGGCGACCCTGGCGGTATGGGTGCTGGGCATAGCCGTACGCGTGGGGCTCTACGCGGTCGCGTCCGCGGTGGGCGTGCACCAGAGCTCGTCCTCGGTGCTGCTCGCGGTCGCCGCGACACTGCTCATACGCAGCGGGGTGCTCTTCTGGCGAGCCCAGAGCCTGGGGCCGTCGTACCGTACGACCTCATGA
- a CDS encoding sucrase ferredoxin, which produces MSLCTRASIELAEPVAATAATARTWLLIEQPGPWGAKALRSSHLDPALGRELERLADGTGVRLGLIRRPGRHADTHQPHRRHVIAAHTAPDRSWIRTAALADPAELATLDFPALGAGHPADFGTRYDGPPIALICTNGTRDRCCALHGRPLAAELATDGGLDVWETTHLGGHRFAPTMLVLPHGYSYGRLDAATAKDALTAAHSGRVALEGCRGRSTWSRPGQAAELAVRALIDEERAAALTVRGTDPVEPEPASGSGSGPDARTAWTVHVDHTDGRAWRVLVAQHAATPPRPESCGAALGTPARMDVESVEPIDPAVPVPGR; this is translated from the coding sequence GTGAGCCTCTGCACGCGTGCCTCGATCGAACTCGCCGAACCGGTGGCCGCCACCGCGGCGACCGCACGGACCTGGCTGCTGATCGAGCAGCCGGGTCCGTGGGGAGCCAAGGCCCTTCGGTCCAGCCACCTCGACCCGGCGCTCGGCCGCGAACTGGAACGCCTCGCCGACGGCACCGGTGTCCGGCTCGGCCTCATCCGCCGCCCCGGCCGGCACGCCGACACCCATCAGCCGCACCGCCGCCATGTGATCGCCGCCCACACCGCGCCCGACCGCTCATGGATTCGCACCGCCGCCCTCGCCGATCCCGCAGAACTGGCCACCCTGGACTTCCCGGCCCTCGGCGCCGGCCACCCCGCCGACTTCGGCACCCGCTACGACGGCCCGCCCATCGCCCTCATCTGCACCAACGGCACCCGCGACCGCTGTTGCGCCCTCCACGGCCGTCCGCTCGCGGCCGAACTCGCCACCGACGGCGGCCTCGACGTCTGGGAGACCACGCACCTCGGTGGCCACCGCTTCGCCCCGACCATGCTGGTCCTCCCGCACGGCTACTCCTACGGCCGGCTCGACGCGGCCACCGCCAAGGACGCGCTCACTGCCGCGCACTCCGGCCGGGTCGCCCTCGAAGGCTGCCGCGGCCGCTCCACCTGGTCCCGGCCCGGCCAGGCAGCCGAGTTGGCGGTCCGCGCCCTGATCGACGAGGAGCGCGCGGCCGCGCTGACCGTGCGCGGCACCGACCCCGTCGAGCCGGAACCCGCATCCGGCTCCGGCTCCGGCCCCGACGCACGAACCGCCTGGACCGTACACGTCGACCACACCGACGGGCGGGCCTGGCGGGTCCTGGTCGCCCAGCACGCCGCCACTCCCCCGCGCCCGGAGAGCTGCGGCGCCGCGCTCGGCACCCCGGCCCGCATGGACGTCGAATCCGTCGAGCCGATCGACCCCGCCGTACCCGTACCCGGACGCTGA
- a CDS encoding DUF485 domain-containing protein — MDEHGGGDPGTLGVDSPWRQTAVARQWLPEPDAGPGADREQAEPPAEMPRARREDEAAIRAAVYLEVQRSATFGEVRDSYRGFAFPAVAAFVTWYLVYVVAATTAPGLMARRVAGELNVAMVAGLAQFATTFLLTWAYARHARLRRDRAALDLRWTLATRTGQERVR, encoded by the coding sequence GTGGACGAGCACGGCGGGGGAGACCCGGGGACGCTGGGGGTGGACAGCCCGTGGCGGCAGACCGCGGTGGCACGGCAGTGGCTGCCGGAGCCGGATGCCGGTCCGGGCGCGGACAGAGAACAGGCGGAGCCGCCCGCGGAGATGCCACGGGCGCGTCGCGAGGACGAGGCGGCCATCCGGGCGGCGGTGTACCTGGAGGTCCAGCGCAGCGCGACGTTCGGGGAAGTGCGGGACAGCTACCGGGGGTTCGCGTTTCCGGCGGTGGCGGCGTTTGTCACCTGGTATCTGGTCTACGTGGTGGCGGCGACCACCGCGCCGGGGCTGATGGCCCGGCGGGTGGCGGGTGAGCTGAATGTGGCGATGGTCGCGGGGCTGGCGCAGTTCGCGACGACTTTCCTCCTGACGTGGGCGTATGCGCGGCACGCGCGGCTGCGGCGGGACCGGGCGGCACTGGACCTCCGGTGGACGTTGGCCACCAGGACCGGGCAGGAGCGGGTGCGGTGA
- a CDS encoding IS481 family transposase, protein MPHRNAPLTETGRLRLARCIVDDRWTLRRAAERFQVSPTTAQRWAARYRELGEAGMVDRSSRPHSSPRRTPTRTERRIIKVRVLRRWGPARIAYLLGLNPATVHRVLTRYRLARLAHLDRATGRVIRRYEHAAPGDLVHVDIKKLGNIPDGGGHKVLGRQAGRKNRTKAGMSFLHNAIDDHSRLAYSEILADEKKETAVGFWQRAHAFFAAAGITVQRVLTDNGSCYKSHLWRNSLAEQGISHKRTRPYRPQTNGKVERFNRTLLDEWAYAKPYRTDAERRAAYQQWLHTYNHHRGHTALKGQPPASRVPNLTGQYT, encoded by the coding sequence ATGCCCCACCGTAATGCACCTCTGACCGAGACCGGCCGTCTGCGGCTGGCCCGCTGCATCGTTGACGACCGGTGGACCCTGCGCCGGGCCGCCGAACGCTTCCAGGTCTCGCCCACCACGGCTCAGCGGTGGGCGGCCCGCTACCGGGAGCTGGGCGAGGCCGGGATGGTCGACCGCTCCTCGCGCCCGCACTCCAGCCCGCGCCGGACACCGACCCGTACCGAGCGGCGGATCATCAAGGTCCGTGTCCTGCGCCGGTGGGGACCGGCCCGTATCGCCTACCTTCTCGGGCTGAACCCGGCGACCGTGCACCGTGTCCTGACCCGCTACCGGCTGGCCCGTCTGGCCCACCTGGACCGTGCCACCGGCCGGGTGATCCGCCGCTACGAACACGCCGCCCCCGGCGACCTCGTCCACGTCGACATCAAGAAACTCGGCAACATCCCCGACGGCGGCGGCCACAAGGTCCTCGGCCGGCAAGCAGGCCGCAAGAACCGCACCAAGGCGGGCATGAGCTTCCTGCACAACGCCATCGACGACCACTCCCGCCTGGCCTACAGCGAAATCCTGGCCGACGAGAAGAAAGAGACCGCCGTCGGGTTCTGGCAGCGCGCCCACGCCTTCTTCGCCGCCGCCGGTATCACCGTCCAGCGGGTCCTGACCGACAACGGCTCCTGCTACAAGTCACATCTGTGGCGCAACTCCCTTGCCGAGCAAGGTATTTCACACAAACGCACCCGGCCCTACCGGCCCCAGACCAACGGCAAGGTCGAACGGTTCAACCGCACCCTGCTGGACGAATGGGCCTACGCGAAGCCCTACCGCACCGACGCCGAACGACGCGCCGCCTATCAGCAGTGGCTCCACACCTACAATCACCACCGCGGACACACCGCACTCAAAGGCCAACCACCCGCCAGCCGCGTCCCCAACCTAACGGGTCAGTACACCTAG
- a CDS encoding sensor histidine kinase — MSTWTSWPSQEALSREIRPRARRRIGRGIRLVLAAAAMWGIIARGELSPWETLGACLGVLVLYGVVWCYFRTTLRHRLWLALGMLALLVAGGAIAAGLDATLPAVMLWCGCAVLALERLPLAAGLPVAAVALTVFALFDSGDNWLVTTLTALGLSLVGYTVRLDAEARGNTHRLLVQERAARKAEAETAALAERARIAREIHDVLAHSLSAQAVHLEATRLLVERGVEREVVLERVVAARRMAREGLAETRQALSALRGDMAPVEEFLRELVASEGARLEVDGEPRQLPAEAGLAVRRVAQEAITNVRKHAPGAEVVLRLEYRPKEVELEFRDFGGRSPVDNSLGVSGSGYGLRGMRERAELLGGALDAGPAEEGFVVRLRVPA, encoded by the coding sequence ATGAGCACCTGGACGTCCTGGCCCTCTCAGGAGGCGCTGTCCCGTGAGATTCGGCCACGGGCCCGGCGCAGGATCGGGCGGGGCATCCGGCTGGTCCTGGCGGCCGCCGCGATGTGGGGGATCATCGCCAGAGGCGAACTGAGCCCTTGGGAGACCCTGGGCGCGTGCCTTGGGGTGCTGGTCCTGTACGGGGTGGTGTGGTGCTACTTCCGGACCACTCTGCGGCACCGGCTGTGGCTGGCGTTGGGCATGCTCGCGCTGCTGGTGGCAGGAGGCGCCATCGCGGCGGGCCTGGACGCGACTCTTCCCGCGGTGATGCTGTGGTGCGGCTGCGCGGTGCTGGCGCTGGAGCGGCTGCCGCTGGCCGCGGGGCTTCCGGTGGCGGCGGTCGCGTTGACGGTCTTCGCGCTGTTCGACAGCGGTGACAACTGGCTGGTGACGACGCTGACCGCGCTCGGACTGTCGCTCGTGGGCTACACCGTGCGGTTGGACGCGGAGGCGCGCGGGAACACCCATCGGCTGCTCGTCCAGGAGCGGGCCGCGCGGAAGGCCGAGGCGGAGACAGCGGCGCTCGCCGAGCGGGCCAGGATCGCCCGGGAGATCCATGACGTGCTCGCGCACAGCCTGTCCGCGCAGGCGGTCCACTTGGAGGCCACCCGGCTGCTGGTCGAGCGGGGGGTGGAGCGGGAGGTGGTGCTGGAGCGGGTGGTGGCGGCCCGGCGGATGGCACGGGAAGGGCTGGCCGAGACGAGGCAGGCGCTGTCCGCGCTGCGCGGGGACATGGCGCCGGTGGAGGAGTTCCTGCGGGAACTGGTGGCGTCGGAGGGAGCACGGTTGGAGGTGGACGGGGAGCCGCGGCAACTGCCGGCGGAGGCCGGGCTCGCGGTGCGGAGAGTCGCGCAGGAGGCGATCACGAACGTGCGCAAGCACGCGCCGGGAGCGGAAGTCGTGCTCCGCCTGGAGTACCGGCCGAAGGAGGTGGAGTTGGAGTTCCGCGACTTCGGCGGCCGATCGCCTGTGGATAACTCTTTGGGGGTCTCCGGATCGGGCTACGGTCTTCGAGGGATGCGGGAGCGCGCCGAACTGCTGGGCGGCGCGTTGGACGCCGGACCGGCAGAGGAGGGCTTCGTGGTGCGCTTGCGGGTGCCCGCGTGA
- a CDS encoding DNA gyrase/topoisomerase IV subunit A, translated as MARRTTKSPPPDDDFEERILDIDVVDEMKGSYLEYAYSVIYARALPDARDGMKPVHRRIVYQMNEMGLRPERGFVKCARVVGEVMGKLHPHGDASIYDAMVRMAQPFSQRLPLVDGHGNFGSLDDMPAAMRYTEARMSGPAQLMVESIDEDTVDFAPNYDGQEQEPDVLPAAYPNLLVNGSSGIAVGMATNMPPHNLGEVVSAARHLIRYPNADLDALMRHVPGPDLPTGGRIIGLSGIRDAYETGRGTFKIRATVAVEDVTPRRKGLVVTELPFTVGPEKVIAKIKDMVGAKKLQGIADVKDLTDREHGLRLVIEIKNGFNPEAVLEQLYKLTPMEDSFGINNVALVDGQPLTLGLKELLEVYVDHRFTVVRRRCEFRRTKRRDRLHLVDGLLVALVDIDEVISIIRSSDNAAQAKERLMDRFGLSDIQTQYILDTPLRRLTRFDRIELEAERDRLNEEIAELTRILESDAELRKLVSAELAAVAKKYSTERRTVLLESAGAPAAAVPLEVADDPCRVLLSSTGLLARTGVGEPLTDGSGKRAKHDVILSAVPTTARSDLGVVTSTGRLLRLTVIDLPMLPDTAGPPSLAGGAPLTEFLALDDGERALCLTTLDESSPGLALGTAQGVVKRVVPDYPSNKDDLEVITLKEGDVIVGAVELRTGEEDLVFITDDAQLLRYPAAQVRPQGRPAGGMAGIKLADGAQVISFTAVDPAVDAVVFTVARSEGTLDGAGEGTAKLTPFDQYPRKGRATGGVRCQRFLRGESGLSLAWAGPAPARAATSTGAPAELPPKDPRRDGSGVPLAKPVTSIAGPA; from the coding sequence ATGGCCCGCCGCACGACGAAGAGCCCGCCCCCGGACGACGACTTCGAGGAGCGCATCCTCGACATCGACGTCGTGGACGAGATGAAGGGCTCCTACCTTGAGTACGCCTACTCGGTGATCTACGCCCGCGCGCTGCCCGACGCCCGTGACGGCATGAAGCCGGTGCACCGCCGCATCGTCTACCAGATGAACGAGATGGGCCTGCGCCCCGAGCGCGGCTTCGTCAAGTGCGCCCGCGTGGTCGGCGAGGTGATGGGCAAGCTGCACCCGCACGGCGACGCGTCGATCTACGACGCGATGGTCCGGATGGCGCAGCCCTTCTCGCAGCGCCTGCCGCTGGTCGACGGGCACGGCAACTTCGGCTCGCTGGACGACATGCCGGCCGCGATGCGCTACACCGAGGCGCGCATGTCGGGCCCGGCCCAGCTCATGGTCGAGTCGATCGACGAGGACACCGTCGACTTCGCGCCCAACTACGACGGCCAGGAGCAGGAACCCGACGTCCTGCCGGCCGCCTACCCGAACCTGCTGGTCAACGGCTCGTCCGGGATCGCGGTCGGCATGGCCACGAACATGCCGCCGCACAACCTGGGCGAGGTGGTCTCCGCCGCCCGGCACCTGATCCGGTACCCGAACGCGGACCTCGACGCGCTGATGCGCCACGTTCCCGGTCCTGACCTGCCCACCGGCGGCCGGATCATCGGGCTGTCCGGCATCCGCGACGCGTACGAGACCGGCCGCGGCACCTTCAAGATCCGTGCCACCGTGGCGGTGGAGGACGTCACCCCGCGCCGCAAGGGCCTGGTCGTCACCGAACTGCCCTTCACCGTCGGGCCCGAGAAGGTCATCGCCAAGATCAAGGACATGGTCGGCGCGAAGAAGCTCCAGGGCATCGCCGACGTCAAGGACCTCACCGACCGCGAGCACGGCCTGCGGCTGGTCATCGAGATCAAGAACGGCTTCAACCCCGAGGCCGTGCTCGAACAGCTCTACAAGCTGACGCCGATGGAGGACTCCTTCGGCATCAACAACGTGGCCCTGGTGGACGGCCAGCCGCTCACCCTCGGCCTCAAGGAGCTGCTGGAGGTCTACGTCGACCACCGCTTCACGGTGGTGCGGCGGCGCTGCGAGTTCCGGCGCACCAAGCGCCGCGACCGGCTGCACCTGGTGGACGGCCTGCTGGTGGCGCTGGTCGACATCGACGAGGTCATCTCCATCATCCGGTCCAGCGACAACGCGGCGCAGGCCAAGGAACGGCTGATGGACCGGTTCGGCCTGTCCGACATCCAGACCCAGTACATCCTCGACACCCCGCTGCGCCGGCTGACCCGCTTCGACCGGATCGAGCTGGAGGCCGAACGCGACCGGCTCAACGAGGAGATCGCCGAGCTGACCCGCATCCTGGAGTCGGACGCGGAACTGCGCAAGCTGGTGTCGGCGGAGCTGGCCGCGGTCGCGAAGAAGTACAGCACCGAACGGCGCACCGTGCTGCTGGAGTCGGCGGGCGCGCCGGCCGCCGCGGTGCCGCTCGAGGTCGCCGACGACCCGTGCCGGGTGCTGCTCTCCTCGACCGGGCTGCTGGCCCGCACCGGGGTGGGCGAGCCGCTCACCGACGGCTCGGGCAAGCGGGCCAAACACGACGTGATCCTGTCGGCGGTGCCGACCACCGCGCGCTCCGACCTCGGCGTGGTGACCTCGACCGGGCGGCTGCTGCGGCTGACCGTCATCGACCTGCCGATGCTGCCGGACACCGCGGGCCCGCCGTCCCTGGCCGGCGGGGCGCCGCTGACGGAGTTCCTCGCGCTCGACGACGGGGAACGGGCGCTGTGCCTGACCACGCTCGACGAGTCCTCGCCCGGGCTGGCGCTCGGCACCGCGCAGGGGGTGGTCAAGCGGGTCGTGCCGGACTACCCGTCGAACAAGGACGACCTGGAGGTCATCACCCTCAAGGAGGGCGACGTGATCGTCGGCGCGGTGGAGTTGCGCACCGGCGAGGAGGATCTGGTCTTCATCACCGACGACGCCCAACTGCTGCGCTACCCGGCCGCCCAGGTGCGTCCGCAGGGCCGCCCGGCGGGCGGCATGGCCGGCATCAAGCTCGCGGACGGCGCCCAGGTGATCTCCTTCACCGCGGTGGACCCGGCCGTGGACGCGGTGGTCTTCACCGTGGCCCGTTCCGAGGGCACCCTGGACGGCGCCGGCGAGGGCACCGCGAAGCTGACGCCGTTCGACCAGTACCCGCGCAAGGGCCGGGCCACCGGCGGGGTGCGCTGCCAGCGCTTCCTGCGGGGCGAGAGCGGGCTGTCGCTCGCCTGGGCCGGCCCCGCCCCCGCCCGCGCGGCCACCTCGACGGGCGCGCCCGCCGAGCTCCCGCCGAAGGACCCGCGCCGCGACGGCTCCGGTGTCCCACTGGCGAAGCCGGTCACGTCCATCGCGGGCCCGGCCTGA